The following are encoded in a window of Danio aesculapii chromosome 12, fDanAes4.1, whole genome shotgun sequence genomic DNA:
- the LOC130238403 gene encoding legumain-like: protein MSEKTWVLLVAGSQSWDNYRHQANVCCTYQLFKKQGIPDEQIVVMMYDNISENSNNPFPGSIRSVVDQTNVHKSVPHDYTGKKVNSKNFLAVLRGDDSAGGKIIRSGSNDNILIYMSGEGNNGNFKFPEDSLTAHQFTTTINTMSENKKYSKMAIFMDSDNSKSVFTGLYDNICVYAVASCDSNNQNKSVQNDTDRGIYLSDQFSAAWLTFISTADIKKATFSKLFNYIKSKGNSCPSAFGDQEISKLLIGDFLRVGGCSDCA, encoded by the exons ATGTCTGAAAAAACTTGGGTTCTCCTTGTTGCTGGCTCACAGAGCTGGGACAATTACAGACACCAG GCCAATGTGTGCTGTACATATCAATTATTTAAGAAACAAGGAATTCCTGATGAGCAGATTGTGGTGATGATGTATGACAACATCTCTGAAAATTCCAA CAATCCCTTTCCTGGAAGCATTCGCAGTGTTGTTGATCAAACAAACGTGCACAAATCAGTGCCACATGACTACACTggaaaa AAGGTGAATTCGAAGAATTTTCTCGCCGTTCTTCGAGGGGATGACAGTGCTGGGGGGAAAATCATAAGAAG TGGAAGTAATGACAACATACTCATCTACATGTCAGGAGAGGGAAATAATGGCAACTTTAAATTTCCTGAGGACTCT CTTACTGCACATCAGTTCACAACAACAATAAACACTATGTCTGAGAATAAGAAATACTCAAAG ATGGCGATCTTCATGGATAGCGATAACTCTAAATCAGTGTTCACAGGCCTTTATGATAACATCTGTG TCTATGCAGTGGCATCATGTGACTCAAATAACCAGAACAAAAGTGTTCAGAACGACACTGACAGGGGCATTTACCTCTCAGATCAATTCTCAGCTGCTTGGTTGACGTTCATTTCTACG GCTGATATTAAAAAAGCTACATTCAGTAAGCTCTTTAACTACATAAAAAGCAAAGGTAATTCCTGTCCCAGCGCGTTTGGAGATCAG GAAATTTCTAAACTTCTGATTGGTGACTTTCTGCGAGTGGGAGGCTGTTCAGACTGCGCTTGA